A stretch of Lentibacillus sp. JNUCC-1 DNA encodes these proteins:
- the pruA gene encoding L-glutamate gamma-semialdehyde dehydrogenase gives MVVPYKHEPFTDFTVEENKQALLKAIKAVEADMGKEYPLIIGGERITTEDKIVSVNPANKEEVVGYVSKADKDLAEKAMQVADKTFETWRKSDPKFRADILFRSAAIIRRRKAEFTAHLIKEGGKPWKEADADVAEGIDFLEYYGRQMLELKDGVPVNSRPIESNQYHYIPLGVGVVISPWNFLFAIMTGTTVAAMVTGNTVLLKPASATPVIAYKLMEVLEEAGMPAGVINYIPGPGSEVGDYLVDHPRTRFVSFTGSRDVGTRIFERAAKIQEGQKWLKRTIIEMGGKDTIVVDKEADLELAAQSIVQSAFGFSGQKCSACSRAIIHEDVYDQVQNRVVELTNELTVGNPADENNLYMGPVIDQAAYDKITGYIEIGEKEGELLAGGKGDDSTGWFVNPTVFGNLDPDARIMHEEIFGPVVALAKAKNFDEAIEIANNTDYGLTGAVITNNREHQEQARQDFHVGNLYFNRGCTAAIVGYHPFGGFNMSGTDSKAGGPDYLIHHMQGKSTSEML, from the coding sequence ATGGTCGTACCTTATAAACACGAACCGTTTACAGATTTCACAGTTGAAGAGAACAAACAAGCTTTGTTGAAAGCGATTAAAGCCGTTGAGGCAGACATGGGCAAAGAATACCCGCTGATCATTGGCGGCGAGCGCATTACAACTGAAGATAAAATTGTTTCAGTCAACCCTGCCAACAAAGAAGAGGTCGTTGGCTATGTTTCAAAGGCTGATAAAGATTTGGCTGAAAAAGCCATGCAAGTTGCTGATAAAACGTTTGAAACATGGAGAAAATCTGACCCGAAATTCCGTGCAGACATCCTTTTCCGGAGTGCTGCCATTATTCGTCGTCGTAAAGCTGAATTTACAGCGCACTTGATCAAAGAAGGCGGGAAACCTTGGAAAGAAGCCGATGCCGACGTTGCTGAAGGCATTGACTTTCTGGAATATTACGGCCGTCAAATGCTTGAATTGAAAGATGGCGTACCAGTCAACAGCCGCCCAATTGAATCTAACCAGTATCATTATATTCCGCTTGGCGTCGGTGTTGTAATTTCACCTTGGAACTTCCTATTTGCGATTATGACAGGTACAACAGTTGCTGCCATGGTTACAGGCAACACTGTGCTTCTGAAACCGGCAAGCGCTACACCGGTTATTGCTTATAAATTGATGGAAGTTCTTGAAGAAGCAGGTATGCCAGCAGGGGTCATCAACTACATCCCTGGCCCAGGCAGCGAGGTTGGCGACTATCTTGTAGACCATCCGCGCACCCGCTTTGTCAGCTTCACTGGCTCTCGCGATGTCGGCACACGCATCTTTGAACGTGCGGCCAAGATTCAGGAAGGCCAGAAGTGGCTGAAGCGCACTATTATTGAAATGGGCGGTAAGGATACAATTGTTGTAGATAAAGAAGCTGATCTGGAGTTAGCAGCTCAGTCAATCGTTCAGTCAGCATTCGGATTCTCAGGCCAGAAGTGTTCAGCATGTTCACGTGCCATCATTCACGAGGACGTGTATGACCAGGTGCAGAACCGTGTTGTTGAATTGACAAACGAATTGACAGTCGGCAACCCAGCAGATGAAAACAACCTATACATGGGTCCGGTTATTGACCAGGCAGCCTATGATAAAATTACCGGGTATATTGAAATCGGTGAAAAAGAAGGCGAATTGCTTGCCGGCGGTAAAGGTGACGACTCCACAGGCTGGTTCGTAAACCCAACTGTATTTGGCAACTTGGACCCTGATGCACGTATTATGCATGAAGAAATCTTCGGACCTGTCGTTGCGCTTGCTAAAGCGAAGAACTTTGACGAAGCCATCGAGATTGCGAACAATACAGATTATGGCTTGACTGGTGCTGTTATCACGAACAACCGTGAACACCAAGAGCAAGCACGCCAAGACTTCCATGTCGGTAATCTGTACTTTAACCGTGGCTGTACAGCCGCAATCGTCGGCTATCACCCATTTGGCGGATTCAACATGTCAGGAACAGATTCCAAAGCTGGTGGCCCGGATTATCTGATCCACCACATGCAAGGCAAGTCAACATCTGAAATGCTATAA
- a CDS encoding helix-turn-helix domain-containing protein yields the protein MGIGAKIKWTRLEQGMTQENLAEGIVSMSYLSKIENERTTPSVDIVEMLCARLGIEADVDVDERLHEKVLEWCSLLRDMQNRDKIKYLYEEIVQMLSISRLKAHLLFEIHQIKYYLIFAEYDEALVQINKLKKIDDSFDLLQKYYWYKFRGNYYSLTGDHVEALRLYELAEENMKRMELEDEEVADTQYTIAVSHSKLRQTLETIEYTEPALDVYQKSYNFTRCAHCHILLGIAYRRLKMYDKAIKNQNLAKHLGEMVNNKQIIQLSNQNLGYLHSVQGNPTEAINHYEEVAFADDVQLIEKIAATTALIREYHSLNKLKEAKEMIKKNKELLDTNMYNDEYKYFYFTTYTYDYALNDEIEKFESIIKDDFLPYLRKNKDYANLVTYTRMIADHFESQKKYKEASKYYKLANVNYEELVDI from the coding sequence ATGGGAATAGGAGCAAAAATTAAATGGACACGCCTTGAACAGGGCATGACCCAGGAAAATCTAGCTGAAGGCATCGTATCCATGTCTTACCTGTCAAAAATAGAAAACGAACGCACCACTCCAAGCGTGGACATCGTTGAAATGTTATGTGCCCGACTTGGGATAGAAGCAGATGTCGACGTTGATGAGCGTTTGCATGAAAAAGTTCTTGAATGGTGTTCTTTATTAAGAGATATGCAAAACAGAGACAAAATTAAATACTTATACGAAGAAATTGTACAAATGCTGAGCATCAGCAGACTGAAAGCACATTTATTGTTTGAAATTCATCAGATTAAATATTACTTGATTTTTGCAGAGTATGATGAAGCGCTGGTTCAAATCAATAAACTAAAAAAAATTGATGATAGTTTTGATCTGCTTCAAAAATATTACTGGTATAAATTTAGAGGCAACTACTATTCACTTACTGGAGACCATGTAGAAGCTCTCAGGTTATATGAACTCGCTGAAGAAAATATGAAGCGGATGGAATTAGAAGATGAGGAAGTCGCCGATACGCAATATACAATTGCAGTTTCTCATAGCAAATTGCGGCAAACCTTGGAAACTATTGAGTATACAGAACCAGCATTAGATGTTTATCAAAAATCTTATAATTTCACTAGATGTGCACATTGTCATATTTTATTGGGAATCGCATATAGACGACTAAAAATGTATGATAAGGCAATTAAAAACCAGAATCTGGCAAAGCATTTGGGTGAGATGGTTAACAATAAACAAATTATACAGTTGTCCAATCAAAATCTTGGTTATTTACACTCAGTGCAAGGGAATCCAACCGAAGCCATTAACCATTATGAGGAGGTAGCATTCGCTGATGATGTACAACTTATTGAGAAAATAGCGGCTACCACAGCTCTCATTAGGGAATACCATAGTCTTAATAAATTAAAAGAAGCCAAAGAAATGATTAAAAAAAATAAGGAATTACTTGATACAAATATGTATAACGACGAATATAAGTATTTTTACTTTACAACCTACACATATGATTATGCGTTAAATGATGAGATAGAAAAGTTCGAATCAATCATTAAAGACGATTTCTTACCTTATCTGCGCAAAAATAAGGATTATGCAAACCTTGTAACTTATACAAGAATGATAGCTGATCATTTCGAAAGCCAGAAGAAATATAAGGAAGCATCTAAGTATTACAAGCTTGCTAATGTGAATTATGAGGAGCTTGTTGACATATAA
- the gatC gene encoding Asp-tRNA(Asn)/Glu-tRNA(Gln) amidotransferase subunit GatC: protein MAHITRDQVMHVADLARLAITEDEADVFAKDLDNIISYAEQLNELDTEGVEPTTHVLDLKNVMREDEAKKWEHRDAALENAPDAHNGQFKVPSILE from the coding sequence ATGGCTCATATTACTCGGGATCAAGTCATGCACGTGGCCGACTTGGCGAGGCTTGCGATCACTGAAGATGAAGCAGATGTCTTTGCTAAAGACCTGGACAATATTATCAGTTATGCTGAACAGTTAAATGAATTGGATACAGAAGGTGTAGAACCGACAACGCATGTACTTGATTTGAAAAATGTGATGCGGGAAGACGAAGCGAAAAAATGGGAACACCGTGACGCCGCTCTGGAAAATGCACCTGATGCACATAACGGTCAATTCAAAGTACCATCAATCCTGGAATAG
- the gatA gene encoding Asp-tRNA(Asn)/Glu-tRNA(Gln) amidotransferase subunit GatA gives MSLFDLSFKELEEKLHTKEITAQDLVDTSYSRIQEVDSKVQAFLSLNEEQARENARKLDENGHDAQAKLFGIPAGIKDNIAIQGQPLTCASQFLKNFNDPLYDATAIQKLKHHQSVTIGKLNLDEFAMGSSNENSSFTPTRNPWDLERVPGGSSGGSAASVAAGEVLFALGSDTGGSIRQPASFCGVVGMKPTYGRVSRYGLVAFASSLDQIGPITRRVTDNARVLEVIAGHDKMDATSADVEVPDYTSSLNGDIKGLKIAVPKEYLGEGVSEEVRNTILNALKTYESMGATWEEVSLPHSKYAVAAYYLLSSSEASANLARFDGVRYGVRSEKAENMIDMFKMSRSEGFGDEVKRRIMLGTFALSSGYYDAYYKKAQQVRTLIKRDFDEVLANYDVIVGPTAPTTAFKIGEKIDDPLTMYANDILTIPVNLAGNPALSVPGGFSEDGLPIGLQIIGRPFAEGTVYEAAYAYEQATEFCLKKPHLGGDA, from the coding sequence ATGTCATTATTTGATTTAAGCTTTAAAGAACTTGAAGAGAAGTTACATACCAAAGAAATCACAGCCCAGGACCTTGTCGATACGTCTTACAGCAGAATTCAGGAAGTTGACAGCAAAGTCCAGGCTTTTTTATCCCTGAATGAAGAACAAGCACGGGAAAATGCCCGCAAACTGGATGAAAATGGGCATGATGCACAGGCCAAGTTATTTGGTATTCCTGCAGGCATTAAAGATAACATTGCCATTCAAGGTCAGCCATTAACGTGTGCCAGCCAATTTTTGAAAAACTTTAACGATCCTTTGTATGACGCAACAGCTATCCAAAAGCTAAAGCATCATCAGTCGGTGACAATCGGTAAATTAAATCTTGATGAGTTCGCCATGGGCTCATCCAACGAGAATTCCAGTTTTACACCAACACGTAATCCATGGGACCTTGAGCGCGTGCCAGGCGGTTCAAGTGGTGGCAGTGCAGCATCTGTTGCAGCTGGTGAAGTCTTGTTTGCCCTTGGATCTGACACAGGTGGCTCTATCAGACAGCCGGCCTCTTTCTGTGGTGTTGTAGGTATGAAACCGACATATGGCCGTGTGTCCCGTTACGGACTGGTAGCCTTTGCTTCTTCACTTGATCAAATTGGTCCCATCACACGCCGTGTTACCGATAACGCCCGGGTTCTAGAGGTGATCGCAGGACATGACAAGATGGATGCGACCAGTGCAGATGTCGAAGTTCCTGATTACACCTCTTCTTTGAACGGAGACATAAAGGGTTTGAAAATCGCTGTTCCAAAAGAATATTTGGGTGAAGGTGTTTCCGAAGAAGTCAGAAATACGATTTTAAACGCCTTAAAAACGTATGAATCCATGGGAGCGACATGGGAAGAAGTATCCCTGCCCCACTCAAAATATGCGGTTGCAGCCTATTACTTATTGTCCTCATCAGAAGCATCAGCCAACCTCGCCCGTTTTGACGGTGTCCGGTATGGTGTACGTTCCGAGAAAGCTGAAAACATGATTGATATGTTTAAAATGTCCCGCAGTGAAGGGTTTGGCGATGAAGTGAAACGCCGGATCATGCTTGGAACATTTGCACTCAGCTCCGGGTATTACGATGCGTATTACAAAAAAGCCCAGCAGGTTCGCACGTTGATCAAACGTGACTTTGACGAAGTGTTGGCCAACTATGATGTAATTGTTGGACCGACCGCACCGACAACGGCTTTTAAAATCGGGGAAAAAATAGACGATCCGCTGACTATGTATGCAAACGACATTTTAACCATTCCTGTGAACTTGGCCGGAAACCCGGCATTGTCCGTTCCGGGTGGATTTTCGGAGGATGGCTTGCCAATTGGCTTGCAAATCATTGGACGACCATTCGCTGAAGGAACCGTCTATGAAGCGGCTTATGCCTATGAACAGGCGACAGAATTTTGTCTTAAAAAGCCTCATCTTGGAGGTGACGCATAA
- the gatB gene encoding Asp-tRNA(Asn)/Glu-tRNA(Gln) amidotransferase subunit GatB: MNFETIIGLEVHVELKTDSKIFSSSPNAFGDQPNSNVNPIDLGYPGTLPVLNEEAVNFAMKAAMALNCDIATDTKFDRKNYFYPDNPKAYQISQFDKPIGENGWIEIEVGGRKKRIGITRLHLEEDAGKLTHGDDGYSLVDFNRQGAPLIEIVSEPDMRSPEEAYAYLEKLKNIIQYTGVSDCKMQEGSLRCDANLSLRPIGQEAFGTKTELKNLNSFTFVQKGLEFEEKRQEKELLSGGVIGQETRRYDEKTKETILMRVKEGSDDYRYFPEPDLVPLYIDEAWKERIRQSIPELPDARKQRFVEELGLPEYDAEVLTNSKEMADFFEGAVAEGADIKQASNWLMGEISGYMNKHLKELNELAITPESLGKMIKLIEDGTISSKIAKKVFAELVEKGGDPEKIVKEKGLVQISDESELTPIITKILDENEQSIIDYKNGKDRALGFLVGQVMKATKGQANPPMVNKILKREMDQR; the protein is encoded by the coding sequence ATGAACTTTGAAACGATTATCGGACTTGAAGTCCACGTTGAACTCAAAACCGATTCTAAAATCTTCAGCTCGAGCCCGAATGCGTTTGGCGATCAACCGAACAGCAATGTGAACCCGATTGACCTTGGGTATCCAGGAACATTGCCGGTTTTGAACGAGGAAGCTGTGAATTTTGCCATGAAAGCAGCTATGGCGCTTAATTGTGACATTGCGACAGATACGAAATTTGACCGGAAGAATTATTTCTATCCGGACAACCCGAAAGCCTATCAGATCTCGCAATTCGATAAACCGATCGGCGAAAATGGCTGGATTGAAATTGAAGTTGGCGGGCGCAAAAAGCGCATCGGCATTACCCGTCTGCACTTAGAGGAAGATGCCGGTAAGCTGACACACGGTGACGATGGTTATTCACTTGTTGACTTCAACCGTCAGGGCGCACCATTAATTGAAATTGTCTCAGAACCCGACATGCGTTCACCGGAAGAAGCGTATGCCTACTTGGAGAAATTGAAGAATATTATCCAGTATACTGGTGTCTCTGATTGTAAGATGCAGGAAGGCTCACTGCGCTGTGATGCGAACCTTTCCTTGCGTCCAATTGGTCAGGAGGCATTCGGAACCAAGACGGAATTAAAGAACCTAAACTCGTTCACTTTTGTGCAAAAAGGTCTTGAATTTGAGGAAAAACGTCAGGAAAAAGAACTTTTATCAGGCGGTGTCATCGGTCAGGAAACCCGCCGCTATGACGAGAAAACAAAAGAAACTATTCTAATGCGTGTTAAAGAAGGTTCAGATGACTACCGTTATTTCCCGGAACCAGACCTTGTGCCGTTATATATTGATGAAGCATGGAAAGAACGGATCCGTCAGTCCATTCCGGAATTGCCGGATGCCCGTAAACAGCGGTTTGTTGAGGAACTTGGGTTGCCGGAGTATGACGCAGAAGTCTTGACCAATTCCAAGGAAATGGCTGACTTCTTTGAAGGGGCCGTTGCAGAAGGCGCCGATATTAAGCAAGCGTCCAACTGGCTGATGGGCGAGATCTCAGGCTATATGAACAAACATCTTAAAGAATTGAATGAGCTTGCGATTACCCCTGAATCACTTGGCAAGATGATCAAGTTAATCGAAGACGGCACCATTTCATCCAAAATCGCAAAGAAAGTCTTTGCTGAGCTTGTTGAAAAAGGTGGCGATCCTGAGAAAATCGTTAAGGAAAAAGGTCTTGTACAGATTTCTGATGAAAGCGAATTGACCCCGATCATTACGAAGATTCTGGATGAAAATGAACAATCCATTATAGACTATAAAAACGGTAAAGACCGGGCTCTTGGATTCCTGGTTGGACAGGTCATGAAAGCAACTAAAGGCCAGGCCAATCCGCCTATGGTCAATAAAATTCTCAAGCGAGAAATGGATCAACGGTGA
- a CDS encoding diacylglycerol kinase — MKRARVIYNPTSGRELLKKELAHVLEQLEIAGYEASAHATIGESDAIHAARTAVERKFDLVVAAGGDGTINEVINGISEQEWRPKLGILPGGTTNDFARALNIPRDIKKALEVIVAGETMKLDVGRVNEQYFINIAGGGKLTELTYDVPIKLKTMLGQLAYYMKGIEMLPSLKPIRARIEYDGNVFDENIMLFLVSNSNSVGGFEKLAPTAKLNDGYFDLIILKEANLAEFIRIATLALRGAHLEDKHVIYTQAKHIKVDTEEKMQLNIDGEYGGLLPGEFINLQEHIEFCVPTSFIEKQNT, encoded by the coding sequence TTGAAACGAGCCCGTGTTATATATAACCCTACATCAGGGCGAGAGTTACTTAAAAAGGAACTCGCACATGTGCTTGAGCAGTTGGAAATCGCTGGGTATGAGGCAAGTGCCCATGCCACCATTGGGGAAAGTGATGCCATTCATGCGGCGCGAACAGCTGTGGAGCGGAAGTTTGATCTCGTGGTTGCTGCTGGTGGTGATGGCACGATTAACGAGGTCATTAATGGGATCAGTGAACAGGAATGGCGGCCTAAATTGGGCATCCTTCCAGGCGGAACGACCAACGACTTTGCTAGAGCCTTAAATATTCCCCGCGATATTAAAAAAGCACTTGAAGTGATTGTGGCCGGTGAAACGATGAAACTGGATGTGGGCCGTGTGAACGAGCAATATTTCATTAATATCGCAGGCGGCGGCAAACTGACAGAACTCACCTATGATGTGCCCATTAAACTGAAAACCATGCTGGGCCAACTGGCGTATTATATGAAGGGGATTGAGATGCTGCCCTCACTGAAACCGATTCGGGCGCGGATCGAATACGATGGAAACGTTTTTGATGAGAACATTATGCTGTTCCTCGTGTCCAACTCAAATTCAGTGGGCGGTTTTGAAAAACTCGCTCCGACTGCAAAACTGAATGATGGTTATTTTGACCTCATCATTTTGAAGGAAGCTAACCTTGCTGAATTCATTCGAATTGCGACACTGGCTTTACGTGGTGCACACCTTGAGGATAAGCACGTGATCTACACCCAAGCAAAGCATATCAAAGTGGACACCGAAGAAAAAATGCAGCTCAACATCGATGGTGAATACGGCGGACTTTTGCCAGGTGAATTTATTAATCTGCAAGAACACATTGAATTCTGTGTCCCAACTTCATTTATCGAAAAACAAAACACCTGA
- the rlmD gene encoding 23S rRNA (uracil(1939)-C(5))-methyltransferase RlmD — protein sequence MAKQTTPVQKNDRLTLNIEDLTHEGNGVGKIDGYPLFIPYALPGEKVNVHVVKVKKNFGFGKLLDVLEASPDRVEPPCNVFYKCGGCQIQHMSYPMQLDMKHNQVKNVMKKIAHLEHVPVHPVIGMEDPWRYRNKVAIPVGEHEDELITGFYRMRSHDIITDMDTCVVQDEVNDRMIEAVRRIADSLGISAYDEKTDRGVLRHIMVRTGQATSETMIVLITRTEKLPHQDKLIKELTETYPHVKSIAHNINNKRTNVIMGKKTHVIWGEEYIYDTIGDIRFAISAKSFYQVNPTQTKNLYDKALEYAQVGHKDIVIDAYCGIGTIALFLAQSAKKVYGVDVVSEAISDAKKNAHLNHIDNAEFYVGEAEKVMPWWQAQGLKPDVIVVDPPRKGCDEALLEAMTTMKPKRIVYVSCNPSTLARDLRILEDGGYETKEVQPVDMFPQSMHIECVTKLEIK from the coding sequence ATGGCTAAACAGACCACACCTGTTCAAAAAAATGACCGACTGACCCTTAATATAGAAGACCTGACCCATGAAGGAAACGGCGTTGGCAAAATTGATGGCTATCCATTGTTTATCCCGTACGCCCTTCCAGGTGAAAAAGTAAATGTGCACGTCGTCAAAGTTAAGAAAAATTTTGGTTTTGGCAAGCTGCTTGACGTTCTGGAAGCAAGTCCTGACCGGGTAGAACCACCTTGCAATGTGTTTTACAAATGCGGTGGCTGTCAAATTCAGCATATGAGCTATCCGATGCAGCTCGACATGAAGCATAATCAGGTTAAAAATGTCATGAAAAAGATCGCTCACCTTGAACATGTGCCCGTTCACCCGGTTATCGGCATGGAAGATCCGTGGCGCTATCGCAATAAGGTCGCGATTCCGGTGGGAGAACATGAGGATGAGCTCATCACTGGGTTTTACCGCATGCGCAGCCACGATATCATTACCGATATGGATACTTGTGTTGTCCAGGACGAGGTAAATGATCGGATGATTGAAGCGGTTAGACGCATTGCTGACAGTCTCGGTATTTCTGCTTACGATGAAAAGACAGATCGTGGTGTACTGCGGCATATTATGGTGCGAACCGGGCAGGCCACAAGCGAAACAATGATCGTTTTAATTACCCGTACGGAAAAGTTGCCTCACCAGGATAAGCTCATCAAGGAATTGACTGAAACCTATCCTCATGTCAAATCGATTGCTCATAACATCAACAACAAGCGAACGAATGTGATTATGGGCAAAAAGACGCATGTCATCTGGGGCGAGGAATATATTTATGATACGATTGGCGACATCCGGTTTGCCATTTCCGCCAAGTCATTTTATCAAGTCAATCCTACTCAGACGAAAAATTTATACGACAAAGCACTGGAGTACGCTCAGGTCGGGCATAAGGATATCGTGATCGACGCCTACTGCGGGATCGGTACCATTGCATTGTTTCTGGCTCAGTCTGCCAAAAAAGTTTACGGTGTTGATGTCGTTTCCGAAGCTATCAGTGATGCCAAGAAAAACGCACACCTGAATCACATTGATAACGCAGAATTTTACGTGGGCGAAGCAGAAAAAGTGATGCCTTGGTGGCAGGCACAAGGTTTGAAACCGGATGTAATTGTCGTGGATCCGCCTCGCAAAGGCTGTGACGAAGCATTGCTCGAGGCTATGACTACCATGAAACCGAAACGTATCGTCTACGTATCCTGCAACCCATCAACATTGGCAAGAGACCTGCGAATACTAGAGGATGGCGGCTATGAAACCAAAGAAGTACAGCCGGTGGACATGTTCCCACAGAGCATGCACATTGAATGTGTAACAAAACTTGAGATAAAATAA
- a CDS encoding tRNA dihydrouridine synthase: protein MEKNNFWADLPRPFFVLAPMEDVTHVVFRHVVSAAARPDVFFTEFTNTESFCHPEGIFSVRGRLTFTEDEQPMVAHIWGDKPEHFREMSIGMAEQGFKGLDINMGCPVPNVATKGKGSGLIRRPDVAAEIIQAAKAGGLPVSVKTRLGYTSLDEWRDWLTHLFKQDIANLSIHLRTRKEMSNYEAHWELIPEIKKLRDEVAPDTLLTINGDIPDRQTGLELVNQYGVDGVMIGRGIFKNPFAFEREPKEHSSDELLGLLRLQLDLHDQYSELEPRPFKPLRRFFKIYVRGFRGASELRNQLMDTESTDEVRELLDSFE, encoded by the coding sequence ATGGAAAAGAATAATTTTTGGGCTGATTTGCCGCGGCCGTTTTTTGTGTTGGCGCCGATGGAGGATGTGACACATGTGGTTTTCCGTCATGTGGTAAGTGCGGCAGCGCGGCCTGATGTGTTTTTTACGGAGTTTACAAATACAGAGAGTTTCTGCCATCCGGAAGGGATCTTCAGTGTGCGTGGTCGTCTGACCTTCACTGAGGATGAGCAGCCCATGGTTGCTCATATTTGGGGAGACAAGCCCGAACACTTCCGTGAAATGAGCATTGGTATGGCAGAGCAAGGGTTTAAAGGACTGGATATCAATATGGGGTGCCCTGTGCCAAACGTTGCTACTAAGGGGAAGGGCAGTGGTCTGATCCGGCGCCCGGATGTCGCTGCAGAGATTATCCAGGCAGCAAAAGCTGGTGGCCTGCCCGTTAGTGTGAAGACACGCCTTGGTTATACAAGTTTGGATGAATGGCGGGATTGGCTGACACACTTATTCAAACAAGACATCGCCAACCTGTCCATCCATCTGCGTACCCGAAAAGAAATGAGTAATTATGAAGCACATTGGGAGCTGATTCCTGAGATTAAAAAGTTGCGTGATGAAGTCGCGCCTGACACGCTGCTTACAATCAATGGAGATATCCCTGACCGTCAAACCGGCTTAGAGCTTGTGAATCAGTACGGCGTCGACGGCGTGATGATTGGCCGGGGGATTTTTAAAAATCCATTTGCCTTTGAAAGAGAACCGAAAGAGCACAGCAGTGATGAACTCCTGGGTCTTTTAAGGCTGCAGCTTGACCTCCACGACCAGTATTCCGAATTAGAACCACGTCCGTTCAAGCCTTTACGCCGCTTTTTTAAGATTTATGTGCGTGGATTTCGTGGCGCAAGCGAACTGAGGAACCAGTTGATGGATACTGAGTCTACAGATGAAGTGCGTGAGTTGCTCGACAGCTTTGAATAA
- a CDS encoding DUF1385 domain-containing protein: MNIRGGRAGLNSVSFAGDNYYVISRLKKGQVVTKKKKIKKYENKLTSIIDGIPFVRSLSLMLRFLLTTWKVYLFGFLFIILSSLLFKGSRDPITTIIIQINDYIVLIFLVIGVGLVFKVTSIAKYHAAEHMVANAYVVDSDLTVDKVRVQPRTHNHCGTNLVVTILFLLAILHMFFGSTRWIYLGAWVVGYEIWRFEPKFIWTVILAISKTAQYILFTSPPSDKHIVVAMAAMQGLEKAELKND, encoded by the coding sequence ATGAACATTCGCGGTGGCAGGGCTGGTCTTAATTCTGTGAGTTTTGCTGGAGACAATTATTATGTGATTTCTAGATTGAAAAAAGGACAGGTTGTAACTAAGAAAAAAAAGATCAAGAAATATGAAAACAAACTAACCAGTATCATTGATGGTATTCCTTTTGTTCGCTCGCTCTCACTAATGCTTCGGTTCTTGCTAACAACCTGGAAAGTCTATTTGTTTGGTTTCCTGTTTATTATTCTAAGTTCCCTTCTGTTTAAGGGAAGCAGGGACCCTATTACGACGATTATAATCCAGATTAACGATTATATTGTGCTAATATTCCTCGTGATCGGTGTGGGGTTGGTCTTTAAAGTAACCTCTATTGCAAAATATCATGCTGCTGAACATATGGTGGCTAATGCTTATGTGGTGGATTCCGATCTGACAGTTGATAAAGTTAGAGTTCAGCCTAGAACACATAATCATTGTGGGACTAATCTGGTTGTCACAATTCTTTTCTTACTCGCTATCCTTCACATGTTCTTTGGCAGTACACGATGGATTTATTTGGGAGCTTGGGTGGTTGGATATGAAATTTGGAGATTTGAACCTAAATTCATATGGACTGTTATTCTGGCGATTAGCAAGACTGCACAATACATACTTTTTACATCCCCTCCGAGTGACA